In Neorhizobium galegae, the following proteins share a genomic window:
- a CDS encoding lysine-2,3-aminomutase-like protein gives MTATRSLKAADDLVSAGLIEPEKLASIRAVADHYAIALTPTVVSLIDRTDRQDPIARQFVPDPAELLTTPEERADPIGDQAHSPVKGIVHRYPDRVLLKAVHICPVYCRFCFRREMVGPQGDGTLAPEELSAALAYIREHSEIWEVILTGGDPLVLSPRRLAAIMRGLAEIPHVKIVRFHTRVPVVEPERIDAAMIAALKESGKVVYIALHANHPREMTDAARAACSRLVDTGFPMVSQTVLLRGVNDDPAVLGDLMKAFVETRIKPYYLHHPDLAPGTSHFRLDIAEGQKIVSALRGTISGLCQPTYVLDIPGGHGKAVIGESAVRGEGGCYSVSDFRGGEHAYPPK, from the coding sequence ATGACCGCAACGCGTTCACTGAAGGCCGCCGATGATCTGGTATCCGCCGGACTGATCGAACCCGAAAAACTTGCCTCCATTCGTGCGGTGGCGGATCATTATGCCATCGCCCTGACACCGACCGTGGTTTCGCTCATCGACCGCACAGACCGGCAGGATCCGATCGCCCGGCAATTCGTCCCCGATCCGGCCGAACTGCTGACGACGCCGGAAGAGCGTGCCGACCCGATCGGCGATCAGGCGCACAGCCCGGTCAAGGGCATCGTTCACCGCTATCCGGACCGGGTGCTGCTGAAGGCCGTGCATATCTGCCCGGTCTACTGCCGCTTCTGCTTCCGCCGCGAGATGGTCGGGCCACAAGGCGACGGAACGCTGGCGCCTGAAGAGCTGTCGGCGGCACTCGCCTATATCCGCGAGCATTCGGAGATTTGGGAAGTGATCCTCACCGGCGGCGATCCGCTGGTGCTTTCGCCGAGAAGGCTTGCTGCCATCATGCGCGGCCTTGCAGAGATTCCCCATGTAAAGATCGTCCGCTTCCACACGCGGGTGCCCGTCGTCGAACCGGAGCGCATCGACGCGGCAATGATTGCGGCACTGAAGGAAAGCGGCAAGGTGGTCTACATCGCGCTGCACGCCAACCATCCGCGCGAAATGACCGACGCCGCCCGTGCCGCCTGCTCCCGCCTGGTCGATACCGGTTTTCCGATGGTGAGCCAGACGGTGCTCTTGCGCGGCGTCAATGACGATCCGGCGGTGCTTGGCGACCTGATGAAGGCTTTCGTCGAGACCCGGATCAAGCCCTATTACCTGCACCATCCCGACCTCGCCCCGGGTACGAGCCACTTCCGGCTGGATATCGCCGAGGGCCAGAAGATCGTCTCGGCGCTGCGCGGCACCATCTCCGGCCTCTGCCAGCCCACCTATGTCCTGGATATCCCCGGCGGCCACGGCAAGGCGGTGATCGGCGAAAGCGCCGTGCGCGGCGAAGGCGGATGTTATTCCGTCAGCGATTTCCGCGGCGGGGAGCATGCGTATCCTCCGAAATGA